Within Armatimonadia bacterium, the genomic segment CTACGCCGCCATCGCCTCGCGTGTCGAGGTTGGTCGCTTGCTTACGGACATCAACCGCTTTGCCGATCTTGGCTCTCGCGTCTCGGGACTCGACGGAAACACGCGCGCAGCAGATCTAATCCTGCGTGAGTTCCAGCGGCTTGGTCTGGAGACGCTGACGCAGCAGTTCGACCTCCCGGTGCCGGCAGACACAGGTTGCTCCCTCGAAGCCGGAGGCAAGCGGTATCGTCTCGCGGCCTTGTGGCCGAACCTGGTGCGGACCTCGCAGGTCCCGGCAGAAGGCCTGACCGGGCCTCTGCTGTACGTCGGGCAGTGTCGTCTGTCCGACTTCAACGGCAAGCTCCCCGCCGGGAGCATCGTCCTAACCGACTTCAACAACGGTCAGCGCTGGCTCAACGCGGCCTTGCTGGGTGCGGCGGCCGTCGTCTTCATCGAGCCCGAGAGGACGACGCGCGGCGAGGCGGAAGTGAAGTTCCTGCGCTGTCCGATCGACGTCCCACGCTTCTACATCGACGGCGGCTCGGCCCAAGAGCTCATCGCAGCCGCGACGCTGGGCGCGGTGAAGGCGCGCATCACGGCCCAGGTGCGATGGGAGAACCGCACTAACCGCAACATCCTCGGTATCCTGCCGGGCAAGAACCCGCAGCTTCGCAACCACGCCATGATCGTGGAGGCCTACTACGACTCGACCTCGGTAGCGCCTGCACTGGCGCCTGGGGCCGAGAGTGCCTGTGGGATCGCCGCCCTTCTTGAGCTTGCGCGGAACCTGGCCGCCGATCCGCCGGACCGCAGCGTGATCTTCCTTGCCACCAGTGGCCACTTCGAGGCCCTTGCCGGAGCACGCGAGTTCGTGCGCCTGTGGGGACGTGAGCCAAGCAAGCGCAGCGAACGGATCGCGCGCCCCAGACTGCGCGAACTCACCACCGAGTTCGAGGAACTCAACCGGCAGCACCGCCAGATCATCGCTGAACTGCACCGACTAGATCTCGAGCACTCAGGCCAGGGCGCCGGCCCTCGCAAGGTCTGGTGGCTTCCTGCGAGTGGGAGTGCCTCTACCGAGAAGCCGATGGTCAACGTTGGCCAGCTTCAGATAACCCCCGAAGCGGCCCACGTGAGAGCAACGCGCCTGGAACGTGACATCGCCCGCAAGCAGGCCGACCTGGAGCTTTGGCAACGCCTCGACGAGTTCGAGAAGATCGACATGTTCATCTCCCTCGACCTCAGCAGCCAGAACGCGTCCTTCGGGGTCTTCCAGGTCGGGTGGTACTACAATCAGGCGCATCTGCTCCGGTTCTACTCGCCCCTTGGCAAGAAGATGTCCGAGTATGCTACGCGTGCCTGCGAGGACCTGGGGATGCCGATCGATACGTCCTTCGTCGACGGCATCAACCCGGTCAAGGGACGCGAGTGGAACACCTTCTTCCCCGGCAAGATCGCCTTCGACCACGAGATGGCAATCCGGGGCGGACGACCGGGACTTGTCTTCGCCACCGTCAATGATGCCCGGGACCTGGTCGACACCCCTCTGGACACCCCCAGGCATGTCGACGGGCCGAACCTACAGAGCCAGGTACGTCTGCTCAGTTGCGTCCTGCGTGACTTCCTCAAGGACCCTACGCTCGACGAGGATGCACTCAAGCGCGTAAACGCCCTCAAGAAGATGGACGAACTCAAGGATGCCCGGGGCACGGTGCTGCAGTTCCGGCGCACCGAGAGCTTCGTGCCAAACACGCCGGTGCCGGGCGCGCTCGTGATGATCCAGGGCCAGTACCGGATGATGATGGGCGTGCACACGGAGGTCATGGGAACTGCCAACGAGACCAGCGAGTTCACGCTGCGCGGTGAGAGAGCCTCGGGCGGGACCCTCGAGGCCTATGGGCTCGATCCCGACGATGGGTCGATCACCTTCGCACCTGACCTCGGCCCCGATGGCGACCGCAAGTATCCGCGTGATGTCTACGGGCGCGCGGGGCTGAAGCGCCCTCTGATCGTGTTTCAGTGTGTGCCCACGGACCTGTATGACCTCGTCGACGAGCGGTACTTCCAGACGCTGCAGCGGATCTTCGTGTATGACGCGAAGGACTACAGCGAGCCGGTCTCCTTTGGCTACGCTCTGTCCAGCTCCGCCGGTGCGGCCTCCGAGTTTCCCTCCTACGTGGAGCCCTGCGCGGTCATCTTCTCCCAGCCGCAGGTGGACCTGCAGGTGACGATGGGGATGGGTCTGCTGGGCGTGAGGATGGCACTCATCAATGCCACCCCGGACACGCCCGAGGGCATCGGCTATCCGGCCTCTGAGACGCGGCGAATCCCGCTGACGCCCCTTCGGGTCGGGCGGGATATGTGGCGTCTGGACGAGTCCCGCATGGCCAAGCTGCGCAAGAACGGCATCGACAACGCTCGACTGCGCGAGCTGCACGACCTGGCGAAGGCGTCCCTGGAGAAAGCCGCTACGAGTCTTGCGGAGCGGCGCTACGACATGGCGATGTCCGCCGGTCGCCATGCCTGGGGCTACGAGTCGCGCGCATACCCGGAGGTCCAGAAGACGGCAGTGGACGTGGTTAAGGGACTGCTGTTCTACCTGGCGATTCTGCTGCCCTTCTCCTACTTCGGTGAGCGGCTGCTGTTCGCGGGCCGCAATATCTTGTACCAGATCCTGGGCACCGTCGGCGTCTTCGTCGGCGTGTTCCTGATGATTGCCGCGGTGCACCCGGCCTTCTCAATGACCACGTCGCCGCCGGTCATACTTTTGTCCTTCGTCATCATGGCTCTGGCGGTCGCGGTCATCGCCATCGTGACCATGAAGTTCAACACCGAGCTCAAGTCGATGAAGCAGCAGCAGGGAGGCGTGCACGAGGCCGATGTGGGACGTCTCTCGGCCGCCGGAGCTGCCTTTGCCCTGGGCATCGCGAACATGCGCCGTCGCAAGACCCGCACCGCACTCACGGCCATCACCCTGACTTTGCTCACCTTTACGGTGCTGAGCTTCACCTCGGTGAAGTCCTTCCTGCGCGCCAACAAGATACGGCTGAACCAGACCCCGGCCTACCAGGGCGTGATGCTGCGTGACCGGTCCTGGCTGTCGCTGGAGGAGCCGACCGCCGACATCATCAGCAACGAGCTCCAGGGGCGAGCCTTGGTGGCACCCCGTGCCTGGTATGTGTCGCCGGACCTGGAGAAGGAGCTGGTCATCGACATCGCCCTCAGCACGGACCCCGCGACCCGCTACTCGGTCAACTGCCTGCTGGGGATGTCGCCGGAGGCCGATGAAGTCCTGCCGATGCGCAAGGCCCTCGTTGCCGGGCGATGGTTCGGGAAGGACGCCCGGAACGTAGCACTGCTGCCGACGGCCGTCGCAGAGGCCCTGGGGATCACGGCCGACAAGCTGGGGTCGGTGTCCGTTAACGTGTTCGGAACTGACTTCCGGGTCATCGGCCTGCTGGACTCAGGTGCCTTACGGCAGTTGACGGACCTCGACGGTGAGCCCCTGATGCCGGTGAACTACTCCATGCTGCGGCCGGAGACCCTCAAGGACATCCAGCAAGCCGCACAGGAACGCTCGCAACTGGGGGCCGGGGGTGCGGAGTCGCTCCTGCAGGAGTACAAGCACTACAGCCCGGAGAAGCTGATCCTTCTGCCCTATGATCGCGTGCTGGAACTCGGCGGAACGCTCCGTGCGATCTCGGTGCGATTCACGGACCCCTCGGCAGTCCCGGACAGCGTCGACCAGATGATGAAGCGGTTCGCGCTGAGCCTCTACTCGGGCATCGGCAAGGAGAGCTACCTGTTCAGCTCGGTCGGCATGACCTCGGTCGCCGGAGCCGAGAGCCTGGTCATCCCAATCCTCATTGCAGCGCTGATCGTGTTGAACACCATGCTGGGGTCGGTGTACGAGCGCACCAGGGAGATCGGCATCTACAGCTCCCTCGGCCTCGCACCCAGTCACATCTCCATGCTCTTCCTGGCCGAAGCGGCGGTCTTCGCCAATCTGGGAGCCATCGTGGGCTACCTGCTCGGGCAGGCGCTGGCGAAAGTGATATACCTGACGGGCGCCCACGTGGGCCTCGAGCTGAACTACTCCTCCCTGTCGGCGGTCGGTGTGACAATCGTGATTGTCACCGTGGTCCTGCTGTCCACGATCTACCCCAGCCGCCGGGCAGCAGACATCGCCTCGCCGGGGATCGAGCGTCGGTGGTCTCTGCCGGCGCCCCAGGGCGATGTGATGGACCTGCTCTTGCCCTTCACTGTGACGGGGCGTGACGCCTACGGGGTCTGCGCCTTCCTCAAGGAGTTCTTCGACGAGTACGTGGGCTACGCCGGGGGCGAGTTCCTGGCTGAGAACGTACGACTGGAGCCCCTGAGGAACCACGCGACGAAGGCTGACGAGATCACGGGGATGACGGTGAAGCTGCGGATGTGGCTGGCGCCCTACGACCTTGGTGTGAGCCAGGACTTCCTGCTGGAGTGTCGGCCCACCCAGGACCCGGGGGTGTACTCAATCCACATCAAGCTCACGCACCTGGCAGGCGACCTGACCTCCTGGAGGAAGACCAACACGCTGTTCATGGCCGCGATTCGCAAGCAATTCCTGATCTGGCGGACGGTGCCCCAGGACGAGAAGCTGGACTATGCGGACCGCGCAGAGGGGATCTTGCGGGGAGAGTGGAGCCGCCAGGCGGACCTGATCTGAGGCGACAGGGCCGCGAGAACTGAGCAGGCCCGGGCGAAGTGCCATGCCCGGGCCTGCTGACTATCTGGACGGAAGCGACAGAGCGCCGCTCCGTTACCGGCGGGTTCGGTCTAGTATTCCGGCATCTGCGGGGCCGGGGCTTCCTTCTGCGGGACCTCAGCCACGAGGGCTTCGGTGGTGAGCACCAGGGAGCCGATGGAGGCGGCGTTCTCGAGAGCGGAGCGGACGACCTTGGTCGGGTCAACGACGCCGGCCTTGACCAGGTCCTCGTACTCCTCGGTCAGCGCGTTGAAGCCGTACTTGGCGCTACTCTTGGCGAGAACGTTCTCGCACACGACACTGCCCTCGAGGCCGGCGTTCGCGGCGATCTGGCGGCACGGCTCGGTCAGTGCGCGCTTGACGATCTGGATGCCGATGGCAACGTCGCCCTCGGCCTCGATGGCGTCAAGAGCCTTGGAGGCGCGCAGCAGGGCTACGCCGCCGCCCGGGACAATGCCCTCTTCCAGACCGGAACGTGCGGAGGACAGAGCATCCTCGAAGCGGTGCTTGAGTTCCTTGAGCTCGGTCTCGGTGGCTGCGCCGACCTTGATGACTGCCACGCCGCCGGCGAGCTTGGCGAGACGCTCTTCGAGCTTCTCGCGGTCGTAGTTGGAGTCGGTGGTCTCGATCTCCTTGCGGATCTGCGCCACACGGCCGGTGATTGCGTCCTGGGTGCCTGCACCCTTGATGATCGTGGTCTCGTCCTTGCCGATCACGACGCGCTCGGCCTTGCCAAGCTGATCGAGTTCGATGCCG encodes:
- a CDS encoding FtsX-like permease family protein; this encodes MPIGRQRSMLVCVVMACLGLIGLTGGHLCLAADYAAIASRVEVGRLLTDINRFADLGSRVSGLDGNTRAADLILREFQRLGLETLTQQFDLPVPADTGCSLEAGGKRYRLAALWPNLVRTSQVPAEGLTGPLLYVGQCRLSDFNGKLPAGSIVLTDFNNGQRWLNAALLGAAAVVFIEPERTTRGEAEVKFLRCPIDVPRFYIDGGSAQELIAAATLGAVKARITAQVRWENRTNRNILGILPGKNPQLRNHAMIVEAYYDSTSVAPALAPGAESACGIAALLELARNLAADPPDRSVIFLATSGHFEALAGAREFVRLWGREPSKRSERIARPRLRELTTEFEELNRQHRQIIAELHRLDLEHSGQGAGPRKVWWLPASGSASTEKPMVNVGQLQITPEAAHVRATRLERDIARKQADLELWQRLDEFEKIDMFISLDLSSQNASFGVFQVGWYYNQAHLLRFYSPLGKKMSEYATRACEDLGMPIDTSFVDGINPVKGREWNTFFPGKIAFDHEMAIRGGRPGLVFATVNDARDLVDTPLDTPRHVDGPNLQSQVRLLSCVLRDFLKDPTLDEDALKRVNALKKMDELKDARGTVLQFRRTESFVPNTPVPGALVMIQGQYRMMMGVHTEVMGTANETSEFTLRGERASGGTLEAYGLDPDDGSITFAPDLGPDGDRKYPRDVYGRAGLKRPLIVFQCVPTDLYDLVDERYFQTLQRIFVYDAKDYSEPVSFGYALSSSAGAASEFPSYVEPCAVIFSQPQVDLQVTMGMGLLGVRMALINATPDTPEGIGYPASETRRIPLTPLRVGRDMWRLDESRMAKLRKNGIDNARLRELHDLAKASLEKAATSLAERRYDMAMSAGRHAWGYESRAYPEVQKTAVDVVKGLLFYLAILLPFSYFGERLLFAGRNILYQILGTVGVFVGVFLMIAAVHPAFSMTTSPPVILLSFVIMALAVAVIAIVTMKFNTELKSMKQQQGGVHEADVGRLSAAGAAFALGIANMRRRKTRTALTAITLTLLTFTVLSFTSVKSFLRANKIRLNQTPAYQGVMLRDRSWLSLEEPTADIISNELQGRALVAPRAWYVSPDLEKELVIDIALSTDPATRYSVNCLLGMSPEADEVLPMRKALVAGRWFGKDARNVALLPTAVAEALGITADKLGSVSVNVFGTDFRVIGLLDSGALRQLTDLDGEPLMPVNYSMLRPETLKDIQQAAQERSQLGAGGAESLLQEYKHYSPEKLILLPYDRVLELGGTLRAISVRFTDPSAVPDSVDQMMKRFALSLYSGIGKESYLFSSVGMTSVAGAESLVIPILIAALIVLNTMLGSVYERTREIGIYSSLGLAPSHISMLFLAEAAVFANLGAIVGYLLGQALAKVIYLTGAHVGLELNYSSLSAVGVTIVIVTVVLLSTIYPSRRAADIASPGIERRWSLPAPQGDVMDLLLPFTVTGRDAYGVCAFLKEFFDEYVGYAGGEFLAENVRLEPLRNHATKADEITGMTVKLRMWLAPYDLGVSQDFLLECRPTQDPGVYSIHIKLTHLAGDLTSWRKTNTLFMAAIRKQFLIWRTVPQDEKLDYADRAEGILRGEWSRQADLI